The proteins below are encoded in one region of Styela clava chromosome 4, kaStyClav1.hap1.2, whole genome shotgun sequence:
- the LOC120327011 gene encoding acetyl-coenzyme A thioesterase-like isoform X1, protein MFTLANLVDGLMYLWRQQQCTTVSKLHSRMDFADMEDKREIKSPEKTKVEMCQIIQSSHIDKYGHLSCGQLLKWVDISACLAAEKLAGCSCVTVSVDDLYFEDQVHLGEIICLKSKVNRAFNTSMEVGVQVTKEHLGGEKKTICEAFLTFVALNRAGRKIKLPPFLCESHSEEICYSLAEERKRVRISHSRTITHLVESYEADCTESDEEETTDGPVVNGLLTRVESVELVLPQHANHHGNTFGGQILAWVENIGSISAARFVKDVVKLRSVDMVHFRGSSQVGDRIVLQSIVNCAFEKSLEVGVRVDAYNCEEGEMGELRHINSAFLTFESELELPALNYNHDEDGIRRHREAIARGKIRLDRRYILSGKRKEKLSVVLNENNLMYLSLNNISTMSELASKTDWKKVSSENKLTLSTLESDGILKFKVHKRLCSSKVTDYHAYKILSDPRQRTQWDPLMESCDLIRGAPGVDDCVYHTVMRSSVNEDENVKKRNYFDLLYSCREPTIEGEPYIIAMRSVVVEGGGLSNEIDHEKLEVACAGFTIYQEPGQNTEISYYNETNPKLVSYITRDVAGFSKLYSIIYKKMEKYIVDKLID, encoded by the exons ATGTTTACTTTAGCCAACCTGGTTGATGGGTTGATGTATTTATGGCGTCAACAACAATGCACCACTGTTTCAAAATTGCAT AGTCGAATGGATTTTGCAGATATGGAGGACAAACGAGAAATAAAGTCACCCGAGAAAACAAAAGTGGAAATGTGTCAGATCATTCAGTCAAGCCACATTGATAAATATGGACATCTAAGTTGTGGTCAATTATTAAAATGGGTGGACATTTCTGCATGCTTGGCAG CTGAAAAACTCGCTGGTTGCTCGTGTGTAACTGTATCAGTTGACGATCTCTATTTTGAGGATCAAGTTCATCTTGGTGAAATCATTTGTTTAAAAAGTAAAGTTAATAGAGCTTTCAACACAAGCATGGAG GTTGGAGTGCAGGTGACAAAAGAGCATCTTGGAGGAGAGAAGAAAACTATTTGTGAAGCTTTTTTGACATTTGTAGCTTTGAACAGGGCTGGAAGAAAG ATAAAACTGCCACCATTTTTATGTGAATCTCATTCTGAGGAAATTTGTTACTCACTTGCGGAAGAAAGAAAGCGAGTGAGAATAAGCCACTCAAGAACTATAACACATTTGGTAGAGAGTTATGAGGCTGACTGCACAGAATCAGATGAAGAAGAGACTACTGATGGACCAGTTGTAAATGGATTGTTGACTAG agttgAAAGTGTTGAACTTGTACTTCCGCAACATGCTAATCATCACGGTAATACTTTTGGGGGACAAATATTAGCATGGGTTGAAAATATTGGATCAATTAGTGCAGC TCGGTTTGTGAAGGATGTAGTTAAGTTACGATCGGTCGATATGGTACATTTCAGAGGTTCAAGTCAAGTCGGAGACAGAATCGTATTGCAATCAATTGTGAACTGTGCATTTGAAAAAAG tttaGAAGTTGGTGTGAGAGTTGATGCTTACAATTGTGAAGAGGGAGAAATGGGTGAATTGAGACACATTAACAGTGCATTCTTGACATTTGAATCAGAGTTGGAACTTCCTGCACTCAACTATAACCATGATGAA GATGGTATTAGACGTCATCGGGAGGCAATTGCTCGAGGAAAGATACGATTAGATCGTCGTTATATATTGTCTGGTAAAAGGAAAGAAAAACTATCTGttgttttgaatgaaaataatctCATGTATCTCAGTTTGAATAACATAAGTACAATGAGTGAACTCGCTTCAAAAACTGATTGGAAGAAAGTTTCAAGTGAAAATAAG ttAACATTGAGCACCCTTGAAAGTGAcggaattttaaaattcaaagttCATAAAAGACTCTGTAGTTCAAAGGTCACAGATTATCATGCTTACAAAATTCTCAGTGATCCACGACAAAGAACACAATGGGATCCCTTGATGGA GAGTTGTGATCTGATAAGAGGTGCCCCTGGTGTTGACGACTGTGTTTATCACACTGTGATGAGATCAAGCGTTAACGAAGATGAAAATGTGAAGAaaagaaattattttgatttacttTATTCATGCAGAGAACCAACAATAGAAGG AGAGCCCTATATCATAGCAATGAGATCAGTTGTTGTCGAAGGAGGTGGATTATCGAATGAGATTGATCATGAAAAATTGGAAGTTGCTTGTGCTGGATTCACAATTTATCAAGAGCCTGGACAGAATACAGAG ATATCTTACTACAATGAAACAAACCCTAAACTTGTGTCGTACATAACACGAGACGTTGCTGGATTCAGTAAATTATATTCGATAATTTATAAAAAGATGGAGAAATATATTGTTGATAAATTAATTGATTAA
- the LOC120327011 gene encoding acyl-coenzyme A thioesterase 11-like isoform X2 produces the protein MFTLANLVDGLMYLWRQQQCTTVSKLHSRMDFADMEDKREIKSPEKTKVEMCQIIQSSHIDKYGHLSCGQLLKWVDISACLAAEKLAGCSCVTVSVDDLYFEDQVHLGEIICLKSKVNRAFNTSMEVGVQVTKEHLGGEKKTICEAFLTFVALNRAGRKIKLPPFLCESHSEEICYSLAEERKRVRISHSRTITHLVESYEADCTESDEEETTDGPVVNGLLTRVESVELVLPQHANHHGNTFGGQILAWVENIGSISAARFVKDVVKLRSVDMVHFRGSSQVGDRIVLQSIVNCAFEKSLEVGVRVDAYNCEEGEMGELRHINSAFLTFESELELPALNYNHDELTLSTLESDGILKFKVHKRLCSSKVTDYHAYKILSDPRQRTQWDPLMESCDLIRGAPGVDDCVYHTVMRSSVNEDENVKKRNYFDLLYSCREPTIEGEPYIIAMRSVVVEGGGLSNEIDHEKLEVACAGFTIYQEPGQNTEISYYNETNPKLVSYITRDVAGFSKLYSIIYKKMEKYIVDKLID, from the exons ATGTTTACTTTAGCCAACCTGGTTGATGGGTTGATGTATTTATGGCGTCAACAACAATGCACCACTGTTTCAAAATTGCAT AGTCGAATGGATTTTGCAGATATGGAGGACAAACGAGAAATAAAGTCACCCGAGAAAACAAAAGTGGAAATGTGTCAGATCATTCAGTCAAGCCACATTGATAAATATGGACATCTAAGTTGTGGTCAATTATTAAAATGGGTGGACATTTCTGCATGCTTGGCAG CTGAAAAACTCGCTGGTTGCTCGTGTGTAACTGTATCAGTTGACGATCTCTATTTTGAGGATCAAGTTCATCTTGGTGAAATCATTTGTTTAAAAAGTAAAGTTAATAGAGCTTTCAACACAAGCATGGAG GTTGGAGTGCAGGTGACAAAAGAGCATCTTGGAGGAGAGAAGAAAACTATTTGTGAAGCTTTTTTGACATTTGTAGCTTTGAACAGGGCTGGAAGAAAG ATAAAACTGCCACCATTTTTATGTGAATCTCATTCTGAGGAAATTTGTTACTCACTTGCGGAAGAAAGAAAGCGAGTGAGAATAAGCCACTCAAGAACTATAACACATTTGGTAGAGAGTTATGAGGCTGACTGCACAGAATCAGATGAAGAAGAGACTACTGATGGACCAGTTGTAAATGGATTGTTGACTAG agttgAAAGTGTTGAACTTGTACTTCCGCAACATGCTAATCATCACGGTAATACTTTTGGGGGACAAATATTAGCATGGGTTGAAAATATTGGATCAATTAGTGCAGC TCGGTTTGTGAAGGATGTAGTTAAGTTACGATCGGTCGATATGGTACATTTCAGAGGTTCAAGTCAAGTCGGAGACAGAATCGTATTGCAATCAATTGTGAACTGTGCATTTGAAAAAAG tttaGAAGTTGGTGTGAGAGTTGATGCTTACAATTGTGAAGAGGGAGAAATGGGTGAATTGAGACACATTAACAGTGCATTCTTGACATTTGAATCAGAGTTGGAACTTCCTGCACTCAACTATAACCATGATGAA ttAACATTGAGCACCCTTGAAAGTGAcggaattttaaaattcaaagttCATAAAAGACTCTGTAGTTCAAAGGTCACAGATTATCATGCTTACAAAATTCTCAGTGATCCACGACAAAGAACACAATGGGATCCCTTGATGGA GAGTTGTGATCTGATAAGAGGTGCCCCTGGTGTTGACGACTGTGTTTATCACACTGTGATGAGATCAAGCGTTAACGAAGATGAAAATGTGAAGAaaagaaattattttgatttacttTATTCATGCAGAGAACCAACAATAGAAGG AGAGCCCTATATCATAGCAATGAGATCAGTTGTTGTCGAAGGAGGTGGATTATCGAATGAGATTGATCATGAAAAATTGGAAGTTGCTTGTGCTGGATTCACAATTTATCAAGAGCCTGGACAGAATACAGAG ATATCTTACTACAATGAAACAAACCCTAAACTTGTGTCGTACATAACACGAGACGTTGCTGGATTCAGTAAATTATATTCGATAATTTATAAAAAGATGGAGAAATATATTGTTGATAAATTAATTGATTAA
- the LOC120326962 gene encoding uronyl 2-sulfotransferase-like — protein KSGSRSFLSVARELAQRNEFTFYKHILNGTYRPKYDDLISEVEHISSLPIPGIYHRHMYFTKFEKFGYRHPIYINMIRDPVDQWVSLYYFRHNGDGRHRRGSGSVTDINDCILNNLTTCEIPKEFYIGNFFCGQTSACSRGSYESVEIAKRHIDEDYFFVGLLEEFETSLQILEKILPKYFFGAMDVWREIERKLKNETTTLNKHEIKPETREILRKKLRNDYEVYFHIKHNFNILKKDLGFTNS, from the coding sequence aagtCTGGAAGCAGATCTTTTTTAAGTGTAGCTCGAGAATTGGCGCAGAGAAACGAATTTACTTTCtataaacatattttgaatGGAACGTACAGACCGAAGTATGATGACCTCATTTCCGAAGTGGAGCATATCTCGTCTTTACCGATACCTGGTATATACCATAGACATATGTATTTTACAAAGTTTGAAAAGTTCGGATATAGACAtccaatatatattaatatgatacGAGACCCCGTGGACCAATGGGTATCACTGTATTATTTCCGTCACAATGGCGATGGACGACATCGAAGGGGGTCAGGAAGCGTCACCGACATAAACGATTGCATTTTGAACAACCTCACCACTTGTGAGATCCCAAAAGAGTTTTACATCGGAAACTTTTTTTGTGGCCAAACTTCAGCATGTTCGCGGGGAAGTTATGAATCCGTAGAAATAGCAAAACGTCATATTGACGAAGATTACTTTTTCGTAGGATTACTGGAAGAATTTGAAACAAGTTTACAAATTTTAGAAAAGATTTTGCCCAAGTATTTTTTTGGTGCAATGGATGTCTGGAGAGAAATAGaacgaaaattgaaaaatgaaacaacCACACTCAATAAACATGAGATTAAACCGGAAACGCGtgaaatattgagaaaaaaattacGGAATGATTATGaagtttattttcatattaaacaCAATTTTAACATACTAAAGAAGGACTTAGGTTTTACTAATTCTTAA
- the LOC120327045 gene encoding uncharacterized protein LOC120327045 — translation MAKIPMRKIGIAGNITKVLGSILFIVCLSTSHWHEPNSSSHSGLFESCFNIFGFYRCTEIGWAIDEAGTIVITTRAVLFIACIFLLIGIITGVLAFAGTGDVKVEAAMDIIGSILIGIGCAAYAALLGALTYGKTLSANVLGYSYYLGWVSAMMIFVGGLLEAFGTKNITRGPPQGAQVYPTATMQQQVIWTTQNQPGPVEYQIPRAAIPTQLHYGP, via the exons atgGCTAAAATACCGATGAGAAAAATCGGTATCGCGGGAAACATCACCAAGGTTCTCGGCTCAATTTTGTTCATCGTTTGTCTCAGTACAAGCCACTGGCACGAACCGAATTCATCGTCTCACTCTGGACTGTTTGAAtcatgtttcaatatttttggaTTCTATCGGTGTACAGAAATAG GATGGGCGATTGATGAAGCTGGAACTATCGTAATTACAACTAGAGCAGTTTTGTTCATCGCGTGCATTTTTCTACTTATTGGCATCATAACTGGTGTTCTTGCTTTTGCTGGTACTGGAGACGTAAAAGTAGAAGCGGCGATGGATATTATAGGaa GTATTTTGATAGGAATTGGCTGTGCAGCATACGCCGCATTACTGGGTGCGCTTACGTACGGCAAAACACTTTCCGCTAATGTTTTGGGATATTCCTATTACCTCGGCTGGGTTTCAGCCATGATGATATTTGTGGGTGGTTTATTGGAAGCTTTTGGTACGAAGAATATTACAAGGGGACCACCACAAGGCGCCCAG GTTTATCCAACTGCAACCATGCAACAACAAGTAATCTGGACGACACAGAACCAACCTGGGCCAGTTGAGTACCAGATACCCAGAGCAGCGATACCAACCCAGTTACACTATGGCCCTTAG